In Erythrobacter sp. KY5, the DNA window GGATGCTGGTTGCCGATGGGCTGCTCAGCGTCGATGAGCCTGCGCCCGTTCCCATGTGGCAGCGCAGCGGCGATCCGCGCTCTGACATCACGCTTCGCCACCTCCTCCAGATGCGCGCCGGATTGCGCCACACCGAGGCAGGCGATCCGCCCTATGAGAGCTCGGAAGTGCGGATGCTGTTCCTCGACGGGCGCGATGATATGGCGCGCTGGGCGAAGGAGCAGCCGCTCGAAGCGGAGCCCGGTGAGCGGTTCGAGTATTCGTCCAACACCACCGTCATCCTCGCTGACATTGCGGCGCGCGCTCTGACGACCAGCGATGAGCCTGCCGCCCGGCGCGAGGCGGTTGCGTCCTACCTGCAGCAGCGTCTGTTCGCCCCGCTCGGCATGTCCTCCATCGTGCCCGAGTTCGATGCGTCGGGCACGCTCATCGGCGGCAGCCTGATGCACGCATCGGCGCGCGATTACGCTGCCTTTGGCGAGTTCCTGCGCGCTGGCGGTCAGGCGCCGAGCGGTGAGCAGCTCGTCCCGCGCCGCTGGGTCGAGGCGATGCTGACGCCGAGCCCGGTTTCCGAGCATTACGGCTACCAGATCTGGCTCAACCGGCCCGAGCCCGACCTTGAATGGCCGCATCCTTTGTTCCCCGACCGCGCACCGGCGAGCATGTTCTCGCTGATCGGACATATGGGCCAGTACGTGCTCGTCTCACCCGAACAGCGGTTGACCGTCGTTCGCCTTGGCCACTCGACCAGCGAAGAGCGCCCGCGAATGCTGCAAGAGGCCGCAGACGTCATGGCGCTGTATCCAGTGAGGTAACGCTTCACAGCAGGAAGCGGCCTTCCACCACTGTCACACACGGCCCGCCAAGCCATGCGCGCTCGCCTTCCAGCCTGAGTGTCAGATCGCCTCCGCGCTCGCTTGCCTGATGCGCGGTGAAGGCATTGCGGCCCAGTTTCGCCGCCCAGTAGGGCGTGAGCGCTGCGTGGGCAGAGCCGGTCACACTGTCCTCATCGACCCCTCCACCCGGCACGAAGACGCGGCTTGCAATGTCACTCTTCTCGCCCGGTGCAGTAGCGATGAACTGATCCGCGCCCAACTTCTCCAACCCGCGATTGTCGGGGGTAAGCGCGCGCACTTCCGCCTCGTTGCGGTAGAGCATGATGTTGTAGCCAAGCTCGGATCGGTGAATGCTCTGCGGCTCAGTCCCCATCAGCGCGGCAGCGTCCGGATGCTCGGCAGGTTCGGTCGCGATGGCCGGGAGGGCGAGCGCATAGCCCCCGCCATCGGCCACGCCATCGCGCCTTACTTCGAGGACGCCGGATTTGCGCGTGCGGAAGGTCACGCGATCCCTGCCCTTCCCCCATTCATGATGGGAGAGCAGCACATGTCCGCTCGCCAGCGTCGCATGGCCGCACAGCGCGATCTCGTAAGTCGGCGTGCACCAGCGCAGCTCCCAGTCGGCCTCTCCGCTGGCATCGGGAATGACGAATGCTGTCTCGGCGAACAGGTTCTCGCCCCCAATCGCCACAAGCATCTCGTCAGGCAGCCATTCGTCCATCACCATCACTGCGGCCTGGTTGCCGCCAAACGGCTTCGCGCTGAAGGCATCGACGTGCCAGTAGGGGATCGATTGAGTCATAGAGGTCTCACGGATAGAGGAGCGTGTCAGCCCATTTGAGCGCGTCGCCTGCGCCTTCAAGCGTGAACCGGCGGCGGTCGTGAAGGCGGTTGTCGCGGTCGATCCAGAACTCGATGGCCTCAGGCCGCAGCGTGAAGCCAGTCCAGTGATCGGGGCGCGGAACCTTGCCTTCCTGTTCGTGCTTTCCCCACAATTCCTGAACCCGGTCGAGGTAGTCCTGCCGCTCGGGCAGCGGGCGCGACTGGTCGCTCGCCGCGCTGCCGACCTGGCTTTTGTAAGGGCGCGAGTGGAAGTAGGCGTCGGCGCGCTCCGGTGTCACCTCGACCAGTGGCCCTTCGATGCGGATCTGGCGGCGCAGGCTCTTCCAGTGGAACAGCAGGCTTGCATGCATGTTGGCGCGAATCTCCCCGCCCTTGCGGCTCTGGGCATTGGTGAAGAAGGTGAAGCCGCCACCGGGCGCCTCGTCCGCGCCGTGCCCTTTCAACAGCACCATGCGCACCGACGGCCTGCCA includes these proteins:
- a CDS encoding PhzF family phenazine biosynthesis protein, giving the protein MTQSIPYWHVDAFSAKPFGGNQAAVMVMDEWLPDEMLVAIGGENLFAETAFVIPDASGEADWELRWCTPTYEIALCGHATLASGHVLLSHHEWGKGRDRVTFRTRKSGVLEVRRDGVADGGGYALALPAIATEPAEHPDAAALMGTEPQSIHRSELGYNIMLYRNEAEVRALTPDNRGLEKLGADQFIATAPGEKSDIASRVFVPGGGVDEDSVTGSAHAALTPYWAAKLGRNAFTAHQASERGGDLTLRLEGERAWLGGPCVTVVEGRFLL
- a CDS encoding serine hydrolase, whose amino-acid sequence is MITRFASSIAALVCIPVLVSCGEAPPAELPPLTDEALAAVTDDAGAPKDQLARAVDELFTKEGLGETRAVLVYADGKLAAERYAEGYDEETRHISWSMAKTVTAVLIGMLVADGLLSVDEPAPVPMWQRSGDPRSDITLRHLLQMRAGLRHTEAGDPPYESSEVRMLFLDGRDDMARWAKEQPLEAEPGERFEYSSNTTVILADIAARALTTSDEPAARREAVASYLQQRLFAPLGMSSIVPEFDASGTLIGGSLMHASARDYAAFGEFLRAGGQAPSGEQLVPRRWVEAMLTPSPVSEHYGYQIWLNRPEPDLEWPHPLFPDRAPASMFSLIGHMGQYVLVSPEQRLTVVRLGHSTSEERPRMLQEAADVMALYPVR
- the pdxH gene encoding pyridoxamine 5'-phosphate oxidase, with the protein product MGTSETLNQAQLADSVIPAGADPYALFDEWFAEAKASEPNDPNAMALATATPDGRPSVRMVLLKGHGADEAPGGGFTFFTNAQSRKGGEIRANMHASLLFHWKSLRRQIRIEGPLVEVTPERADAYFHSRPYKSQVGSAASDQSRPLPERQDYLDRVQELWGKHEQEGKVPRPDHWTGFTLRPEAIEFWIDRDNRLHDRRRFTLEGAGDALKWADTLLYP